One genomic segment of Burkholderiaceae bacterium includes these proteins:
- a CDS encoding SPOR domain-containing protein: MLRAVVLALLLANAGLWAWSRSGADGAAQAQRPAPPLHPQALRLHPLAEDAPARPGPPPDAGGAASAPAPTPAAAPDPAPAPPVAVACLQAGPFDEQQVGALRSAVAGLPAGSWRLDGTALPSRWMVYIGRLADADAVRAKRAELRALGVDTDLPGAGFEPGVALGRYSTEEAAQRALGDLGRKGVRTARVVTERRDGVAYQLRLPQADAALRAQVLALGPALAGKPLHPCD, from the coding sequence ATGCTGCGCGCCGTCGTGCTGGCGCTGCTGCTGGCCAACGCCGGCCTGTGGGCCTGGTCGCGCAGCGGGGCCGATGGCGCCGCCCAGGCGCAGCGCCCGGCGCCGCCGCTGCACCCCCAGGCGCTGCGGCTGCATCCCCTGGCCGAGGACGCGCCCGCGCGCCCCGGCCCGCCGCCGGACGCCGGCGGGGCGGCCTCGGCGCCCGCGCCGACACCGGCCGCGGCGCCCGACCCTGCGCCTGCGCCACCCGTGGCCGTCGCCTGCCTGCAGGCCGGCCCCTTCGACGAGCAGCAGGTGGGTGCGCTGCGCAGCGCGGTCGCGGGTTTGCCGGCCGGCAGCTGGCGCCTGGACGGCACGGCGCTGCCCAGCCGCTGGATGGTTTACATCGGCCGGCTGGCCGACGCGGACGCGGTGCGCGCCAAGCGTGCCGAGCTGCGCGCGCTGGGGGTGGACACCGATCTCCCCGGCGCGGGCTTCGAGCCCGGCGTGGCCCTGGGGCGCTATTCCACCGAAGAGGCGGCCCAGCGCGCGCTGGGCGATCTGGGCCGCAAGGGCGTGCGCACCGCGCGCGTGGTGACCGAGCGGCGCGACGGCGTGGCCTACCAGCTGCGCCTGCCGCAGGCCGACGCCGCGCTGCGCGCCCAGGTGCTGGCCCTGGGCCCGGCGCTGGCGGGCAAGCCGCTGCATCCATGCGATTGA
- a CDS encoding SET domain-containing protein-lysine N-methyltransferase, which yields MVHQSPAPSPAKSSVGRRIQVRRSGVHGKGVFALVDIPRGTRIIEYVGEIVSWDEAQRRHPHDPSDPNHTFYFHIDEDRVIDALHGGNASRWINHSCAPNCVADEDGGRIFIKARRAIKAGEELNYDYGLVIDEPLTPELKADYPCRCGSRNCRGTLLSSDLETAEGVPRKAKAKAQSRTRKKA from the coding sequence GTGGTCCACCAATCCCCCGCTCCGTCTCCGGCCAAATCCAGCGTGGGCCGCCGCATCCAGGTACGCCGCTCGGGCGTGCACGGCAAGGGCGTGTTCGCGCTGGTGGACATCCCGCGCGGCACGCGCATCATCGAATACGTGGGCGAGATCGTCAGCTGGGACGAGGCGCAGCGCCGCCACCCGCACGACCCCAGCGACCCCAACCACACCTTCTACTTCCACATCGACGAGGACCGCGTGATCGACGCGCTGCATGGCGGCAACGCCTCGCGCTGGATCAACCACAGCTGCGCGCCCAACTGCGTGGCCGACGAGGACGGCGGGCGCATCTTCATCAAGGCGCGGCGCGCCATCAAGGCCGGCGAGGAGCTGAACTACGACTACGGCCTGGTGATCGACGAGCCGCTCACGCCCGAGCTCAAGGCCGACTACCCCTGCCGCTGCGGCAGCCGCAACTGCCGCGGCACCCTGCTGTCCAGCGACCTCGAAACGGCCGAGGGCGTGCCACGCAAGGCGAAGGCCAAGGCCCAATCCAGAACGCGCAAGAAGGCATGA
- a CDS encoding addiction module protein — MNIAELRTLPIEQRLHLVEDLWDSIAVDQGALALTDELREELDRRLDAYEQDLEPGRPATAVLADLRRRL, encoded by the coding sequence ATGAACATTGCAGAGCTGCGCACCCTTCCCATAGAGCAACGGCTTCATCTGGTCGAAGACCTGTGGGACAGCATTGCCGTGGATCAGGGCGCCCTGGCGTTGACCGACGAGCTGCGCGAGGAACTCGATCGCCGGCTGGACGCCTACGAGCAAGACCTTGAGCCCGGGCGCCCTGCCACGGCGGTGCTGGCCGACCTGCGCAGGCGTTTGTGA
- a CDS encoding glutathione S-transferase N-terminal domain-containing protein, which produces MTLKLYYASGACSFVPHTMLELAGATFEPVAVKLHKNEQRSPEYLAVNPRGQVPTLVVDGQAITQILAIVAWIDSQFPENAFIPKDPLARARFVEALAWMNNTVHPTFTHIFMPQKFTDDAAAQQAIKAHARAQYPVLLDELQQRVRAAHAAGEDWLGGAHCGPLDTYALTLLRWGTIAGINPEDTPTLWAHAQRTAQVPAVARAMEREKLQLSLYRPAA; this is translated from the coding sequence ATGACCCTCAAGCTCTACTACGCCTCGGGCGCCTGCTCGTTCGTGCCGCACACCATGCTCGAGCTGGCCGGCGCCACGTTCGAGCCGGTGGCCGTCAAGCTGCACAAGAACGAGCAGCGCAGCCCCGAATACCTGGCCGTCAATCCGCGCGGGCAGGTGCCCACGCTGGTGGTCGACGGGCAGGCGATCACGCAGATCCTGGCCATCGTGGCCTGGATCGACAGCCAGTTTCCCGAAAACGCCTTCATCCCCAAGGACCCGCTGGCGCGCGCGCGTTTCGTCGAGGCGCTGGCGTGGATGAACAACACGGTGCACCCCACCTTCACCCACATCTTCATGCCGCAGAAGTTCACCGACGACGCGGCGGCGCAGCAGGCCATCAAGGCGCACGCGCGCGCGCAGTACCCGGTGCTGCTGGACGAGCTGCAGCAGCGCGTGCGGGCCGCGCACGCGGCGGGCGAGGACTGGCTGGGCGGCGCGCACTGCGGCCCGCTGGACACCTACGCGCTGACCCTGCTGCGCTGGGGCACCATCGCCGGCATCAACCCCGAGGACACGCCCACCCTGTGGGCGCACGCGCAGCGCACCGCCCAGGTGCCGGCGGTGGCGCGCGCCATGGAGCGCGAAAAGCTGCAGCTCAGCCTGTATCGCCCGGCGGCCTGA
- a CDS encoding DNA topoisomerase III, giving the protein MKTLIIAEKPSVAQDIVRALTPVAGKFDKHDEHFESDTYVVTSAVGHLVEIQAPEQYDVKRGKWSFAHLPVIPPHFDLKPVDKTKTRLNAVVKQARRKDVTRLINACDAGREGELIFRLIEQYAGGAKPLDKPVQRLWLQSMTPQAIRDGFEHLRSDAQMRGLHDAARSRSEADWLVGINGTRAMTAFNSQGGGFFLTTVGRVQTPTLAVVVEREEQIRRHVARNYWEVHATFAAEAGSYVGKWFDPAWKKNPDDAELRADRLWQAAQAQAIAAAVQGQRCSVSEESKPSTQASPLLYDLTSLQREANGRFGFSAKTTLALAQSLYEKHKALTYPRTDSRHLPEDYLAVARQTFEMLAGGHQSHLAPHARKALQDGYVRPSKRIFDNSKVSDHFAIIPTLQEPGSLSEAERKLYDLVVRRFMAVFYPSAEYQVTTRITTAHHEGTDYKFQSNGKVLVKPGWLAIYGKEADDEVEKKEGESSKSLVAVRPGEMVQHESTEIKALQTRPPARYSEATLLGAMEGAGKTIDDDELREAMQEKGLGTPATRAAIIEGLISEKYLLREGRELIPTAKAFQLMTLLRGLEVEELSKPELTGEWEYKLAQMEKGQLSREAFMREIAAMTERIVRKAKEFNRDSVPGDYATLHTPCPHCGGVVRENYRRYACTGADGQSEGCGFSFTKTPGGRTFTIDEAEQFLRERRIGPLEGFRSKAGWPFTAELALVRDEENNNFKLEFDFGEEARAAQTGEIVDLSHEPSLGACPKCGGPVKAFGKSYVCERSVPTAQQPTPSCDFKSGQVILQQAIAPEQMGKLLASGQTDVLEGFVSARTRRPFKARLAWNAEEGKVGFAFEPREGARKYPPRKTASVATKTRATGAAPTRATAKKAVAKKAPAAKTAKAPRAGTLQPSAALAAAIGPGPFGRGEVMKKLWDYIKAHKLQDPQDKRTIRADATLRPIFGADSVGMFKLAGIVGGHLS; this is encoded by the coding sequence ATGAAGACCCTGATCATTGCTGAAAAACCCTCGGTCGCGCAGGACATCGTGCGCGCCCTCACGCCCGTGGCGGGCAAGTTCGACAAGCACGACGAGCATTTCGAGAGCGACACCTACGTGGTCACCAGTGCGGTCGGCCACTTGGTCGAAATCCAGGCGCCCGAGCAGTACGACGTGAAACGCGGCAAGTGGAGCTTTGCCCACCTGCCGGTGATCCCGCCGCACTTCGACCTGAAACCCGTGGACAAGACCAAGACGCGCCTGAACGCGGTGGTCAAGCAGGCGCGGCGCAAGGACGTGACGCGCCTGATCAACGCCTGCGACGCCGGGCGCGAGGGCGAGCTGATCTTTCGCCTGATCGAGCAGTATGCCGGCGGCGCCAAACCATTGGACAAGCCGGTGCAGCGCCTGTGGCTGCAGAGCATGACGCCGCAGGCCATCCGCGACGGTTTCGAGCACCTGCGCAGCGACGCGCAGATGCGCGGCCTGCACGACGCGGCGCGCAGCCGCAGCGAGGCCGACTGGCTGGTGGGCATCAACGGCACGCGCGCCATGACGGCCTTCAACTCGCAGGGCGGGGGCTTCTTCCTGACCACCGTGGGCCGGGTGCAGACGCCCACGCTGGCGGTGGTGGTCGAGCGCGAGGAGCAGATCCGCCGCCACGTGGCGCGCAATTACTGGGAGGTGCACGCCACCTTTGCCGCCGAGGCCGGCAGCTACGTCGGCAAGTGGTTCGACCCGGCCTGGAAGAAAAACCCCGACGACGCCGAACTGCGCGCCGACCGCCTGTGGCAGGCCGCGCAGGCGCAGGCCATCGCCGCCGCCGTGCAGGGCCAGCGCTGCAGCGTGAGCGAGGAGAGCAAGCCCAGCACCCAGGCCAGCCCGCTGCTGTACGACCTGACCAGCCTGCAGCGCGAGGCCAACGGACGCTTCGGCTTTTCGGCCAAGACCACGCTGGCGCTGGCGCAAAGCCTGTACGAAAAGCACAAGGCGCTGACCTACCCCCGCACCGACTCGCGCCACCTGCCCGAGGACTATCTGGCCGTGGCGCGCCAGACCTTCGAGATGCTGGCCGGCGGCCACCAGAGCCATCTGGCCCCGCACGCGCGCAAGGCACTGCAGGACGGCTACGTGCGGCCCAGCAAGCGCATCTTCGACAACAGCAAGGTGTCGGACCACTTCGCCATCATCCCCACGCTGCAGGAGCCCGGCAGCCTGTCGGAGGCCGAGCGCAAGCTGTACGACCTGGTGGTGCGCCGCTTCATGGCGGTGTTCTACCCGAGCGCCGAATACCAGGTGACGACCCGCATCACCACGGCCCATCACGAGGGCACGGACTACAAATTTCAGAGCAATGGCAAGGTGCTGGTCAAGCCCGGCTGGCTGGCCATCTATGGCAAGGAGGCCGACGACGAGGTCGAGAAGAAGGAAGGCGAAAGCAGCAAGTCGCTGGTCGCGGTGCGCCCCGGTGAAATGGTGCAGCACGAGTCCACCGAGATCAAGGCGCTGCAGACGCGCCCGCCCGCCCGCTACAGCGAAGCCACGCTGCTGGGCGCCATGGAAGGCGCGGGCAAGACCATCGACGACGATGAACTGCGCGAGGCCATGCAGGAGAAGGGCCTGGGCACGCCGGCCACGCGCGCGGCCATCATCGAAGGGCTGATCAGCGAGAAATACCTGCTGCGCGAAGGCCGCGAGCTGATCCCCACGGCCAAGGCCTTCCAGCTGATGACGCTGCTGCGCGGGCTGGAGGTGGAAGAACTCAGCAAGCCCGAGCTGACCGGCGAATGGGAATACAAGCTGGCGCAGATGGAAAAAGGCCAGCTCAGTCGCGAGGCCTTCATGCGCGAGATCGCCGCCATGACCGAGCGCATCGTGCGCAAGGCCAAGGAGTTCAACCGCGACAGCGTGCCGGGCGACTACGCCACCTTGCACACGCCCTGCCCGCACTGCGGCGGCGTGGTGCGCGAAAACTACCGCCGCTATGCGTGCACCGGCGCGGATGGCCAAAGCGAAGGCTGCGGCTTTTCCTTCACCAAAACGCCGGGCGGGCGCACCTTCACCATCGACGAGGCCGAGCAGTTTCTGCGCGAGCGCCGCATCGGCCCGCTGGAGGGTTTTCGCAGCAAGGCCGGCTGGCCCTTCACGGCCGAGCTGGCGCTGGTCCGCGACGAGGAAAACAACAACTTCAAGCTCGAATTCGATTTTGGCGAAGAAGCGCGCGCGGCGCAGACCGGCGAGATCGTCGATCTCTCGCACGAGCCCAGCCTGGGCGCCTGCCCCAAGTGCGGCGGCCCGGTCAAGGCCTTCGGCAAGAGCTATGTGTGCGAGCGCAGCGTGCCCACGGCGCAGCAGCCCACGCCCAGCTGCGACTTCAAGAGCGGCCAGGTGATCCTGCAGCAGGCCATCGCCCCTGAGCAGATGGGCAAGCTGCTGGCCAGCGGCCAGACCGACGTGCTGGAAGGCTTTGTCAGCGCCCGCACGCGCCGCCCCTTCAAGGCGCGCCTGGCCTGGAACGCCGAGGAGGGCAAAGTGGGCTTTGCCTTCGAGCCGCGCGAGGGCGCGCGCAAGTACCCGCCGCGCAAGACGGCAAGCGTTGCTACCAAAACAAGAGCTACTGGCGCAGCCCCTACCCGGGCCACCGCCAAGAAAGCCGTTGCCAAGAAAGCCCCGGCCGCCAAAACCGCCAAGGCCCCGCGCGCCGGCACGCTGCAGCCCAGCGCGGCGCTGGCCGCCGCCATCGGCCCCGGCCCCTTCGGCCGCGGCGAGGTGATGAAAAAACTGTGGGACTACATCAAGGCCCACAAGCTGCAAGACCCGCAGGACAAGCGCACCATCCGCGCCGACGCCACGCTGCGTCCCATCTTCGGCGCCGACAGCGTGGGCATGTTCAAGCTGGCCGGCATCGTGGGCGGGCATCTGAGCTGA
- a CDS encoding patatin-like phospholipase family protein, with protein MTQPSIRPRIGLALGSGSARGWAHVGVLQALLSAGIVPDVVCGASVGAIVGAAYATGQLERFEAWVRGMDRRAVMSYMDFNLGGGMLKGQRLAAYMREHFDAQPIEALATRFAAVATALHTGEEVWLRSGSVSDAVRASFALPGLFTPVWRDQRLLVDGGLVNPVPVSLARALGADVVIAVDLNHDKLGRYFRGAPPAAPEPDAPPDAGGGWVQSLQQGLGALWPLGKEGADEPDAPGEPPLPSLLSVVSSSIQVMQVRITRSRMAGDPPEAVIAPRLAHLGLLDFHRAAEAIDAGQAATQEVLPLLAQLGLAAPPAPNPPSA; from the coding sequence ATGACCCAGCCATCCATCCGCCCCCGCATCGGCTTGGCCCTGGGCAGCGGTTCGGCGCGGGGCTGGGCGCACGTCGGGGTGCTGCAGGCGCTGCTGAGCGCGGGCATCGTGCCCGACGTGGTGTGCGGCGCCTCGGTGGGCGCCATCGTGGGCGCGGCCTATGCCACCGGCCAGCTCGAGCGTTTCGAGGCCTGGGTGCGCGGCATGGACCGGCGCGCGGTGATGTCCTACATGGACTTCAACCTGGGCGGCGGCATGCTCAAGGGCCAGCGGCTGGCGGCCTACATGCGCGAGCATTTCGACGCCCAGCCGATCGAGGCGCTGGCCACGCGCTTTGCCGCCGTGGCGACGGCGCTGCACACGGGCGAGGAGGTGTGGCTGCGCAGCGGCTCGGTGAGCGACGCGGTGCGCGCCTCGTTTGCGCTGCCGGGCCTGTTCACGCCGGTGTGGCGCGATCAGCGCCTGCTGGTCGACGGCGGGCTGGTCAACCCGGTACCTGTGTCGCTGGCGCGCGCGCTGGGCGCCGACGTGGTGATCGCGGTGGACCTGAACCACGACAAGCTGGGGCGCTACTTTCGCGGCGCGCCGCCGGCCGCGCCCGAACCCGACGCGCCGCCCGATGCCGGCGGCGGCTGGGTGCAGTCGCTGCAGCAGGGGCTGGGCGCGCTGTGGCCGCTGGGCAAGGAAGGGGCGGACGAGCCGGACGCGCCCGGGGAGCCGCCGCTGCCGTCGCTGCTGAGCGTGGTGTCCAGCAGCATCCAGGTGATGCAGGTGCGCATCACGCGCAGCCGCATGGCGGGCGACCCGCCCGAGGCGGTGATTGCCCCGCGCCTGGCGCACCTGGGCCTGCTGGACTTCCATCGCGCGGCCGAGGCCATCGACGCCGGCCAGGCCGCCACGCAGGAGGTGCTGCCGCTGCTGGCGCAGCTGGGCCTGGCCGCCCCGCCCGCGCCGAACCCGCCCTCAGCCTGA
- a CDS encoding type II toxin-antitoxin system RelE/ParE family toxin: MTLELFVRPDAEQDLEHAAAWYEQQRPGLGDEFLDEVLRTFQSIAEFPALYPVVHRSTRRALTRRFPFGVYYRVDSERAVVVAVMHGSRSPSRWQRRAL; the protein is encoded by the coding sequence GTGACGCTGGAGCTTTTTGTTCGGCCCGACGCCGAGCAAGACCTCGAGCACGCCGCGGCCTGGTATGAGCAGCAAAGGCCCGGACTGGGCGATGAATTCCTCGATGAAGTGCTGCGAACCTTCCAGAGCATTGCCGAGTTTCCCGCCCTGTATCCCGTGGTTCACCGGTCAACCCGCCGCGCGTTGACCCGGCGTTTTCCATTTGGCGTGTATTACCGGGTCGACAGCGAAAGGGCCGTGGTCGTCGCCGTCATGCATGGCAGCCGCAGTCCGTCCCGGTGGCAACGCCGAGCCCTGTAA
- a CDS encoding biotin--[acetyl-CoA-carboxylase] ligase, with translation MSEPLALIWPVADLRATLAAALPGATVEVCARIDSTNTELMRRARAGAAMPVLLVAEQQSAGRGRLGRPWQGGAPGATLSFSLGLPLAPRDWSGLSLAVGLAVAEALHPAIGLKWPNDLWWQDRKLAGILVETAVAPAQATRQVVIGVGLNIAPRPGEGFSTPPAALQELLPGVDAPAALARILAPLVQAVQRFEQAGFAPLAPRFNVRDVLARRPVRLSDGTEGVARGVGPDGALQVDTAHGRREVSSAEVSVRPAAPPPVEDGP, from the coding sequence ATGAGCGAGCCGCTGGCGCTCATTTGGCCGGTGGCCGATCTGCGCGCCACGCTGGCGGCGGCATTGCCCGGCGCGACGGTGGAGGTGTGCGCCCGCATCGATTCGACCAACACCGAGCTGATGCGCCGCGCGCGTGCCGGCGCCGCCATGCCGGTGCTGCTGGTGGCCGAGCAGCAAAGCGCCGGGCGCGGCCGCCTGGGCCGGCCCTGGCAAGGCGGGGCGCCGGGGGCGACGCTGTCGTTTTCGCTCGGCCTGCCGCTGGCGCCGCGCGACTGGTCGGGCCTGTCGCTGGCCGTCGGCCTGGCGGTGGCCGAGGCCCTGCACCCGGCCATCGGCCTGAAGTGGCCCAACGACCTGTGGTGGCAGGACCGCAAGCTGGCCGGCATCCTGGTGGAAACCGCCGTCGCCCCCGCGCAGGCCACGCGCCAGGTGGTGATCGGCGTGGGCCTGAACATCGCGCCGCGGCCGGGCGAGGGCTTTTCGACCCCGCCGGCGGCGCTGCAGGAGCTGCTGCCCGGCGTGGACGCGCCGGCGGCGCTGGCGCGCATCCTGGCGCCGCTGGTGCAGGCCGTGCAGCGCTTCGAGCAGGCGGGCTTCGCGCCGCTGGCGCCGCGCTTCAACGTGCGCGACGTGCTGGCGCGCCGCCCGGTGCGCCTGTCCGACGGCACCGAGGGCGTGGCCCGCGGCGTGGGCCCCGACGGCGCCCTGCAGGTGGACACGGCGCACGGCCGGCGCGAGGTCAGCAGCGCCGAGGTCAGCGTGCGGCCGGCGGCTCCCCCGCCGGTGGAGGACGGGCCCTGA
- a CDS encoding response regulator transcription factor has protein sequence MRILIAEDDQVLADGLMRSLRGAGAAVDHVASGAEADTALLANTEFDLLILDLGLPRLHGLEVLRRLRARGQTLPVLILTAADGVDERVKGLDLGADDYMAKPFALSELEARVRALTRRGMGAASSVIHHGPLEYDQTGRVAHIDGRLIDLSARELGLLEVLLQRSGRLVSKEQLVERLCEWGEEVSHNAIEVYIHRLRKKIEQGPIRIATVRGLGYCLEKIQA, from the coding sequence ATGCGCATCCTCATTGCCGAAGACGACCAGGTGCTGGCCGATGGACTGATGCGCAGCCTGCGCGGTGCCGGCGCGGCGGTCGACCACGTGGCCAGCGGCGCCGAGGCCGACACCGCCCTGCTGGCCAACACCGAGTTCGACCTGCTGATCCTGGACCTGGGCCTGCCCCGGCTGCACGGCCTGGAGGTGCTGCGCCGCCTGCGCGCGCGCGGGCAGACGCTGCCGGTGCTGATCCTGACGGCCGCCGACGGCGTGGACGAGCGCGTCAAGGGGCTGGACCTGGGCGCCGACGACTACATGGCCAAGCCGTTCGCGCTGTCCGAGCTGGAGGCGCGCGTGCGCGCGCTCACGCGCCGCGGCATGGGCGCGGCCAGCAGCGTGATCCACCACGGCCCGCTGGAGTACGACCAGACCGGCCGCGTGGCCCACATCGACGGCCGGCTGATCGATTTGTCGGCGCGCGAGCTGGGCCTGCTGGAGGTGCTGCTGCAGCGCTCGGGCCGGCTGGTCAGCAAGGAGCAGCTGGTCGAGCGCCTGTGCGAGTGGGGCGAGGAAGTCAGCCACAACGCCATCGAGGTCTACATCCACCGCCTGCGCAAGAAGATCGAGCAGGGGCCGATCCGCATCGCCACGGTGCGCGGGCTGGGCTACTGCCTCGAAAAAATCCAAGCCTGA
- a CDS encoding sensor histidine kinase N-terminal domain-containing protein, translating into MKLFQRTQRSLFGEILDWMLTPLLLLWPISLALTWLVAQNLANKPFDRALVDNAQALAQYLRVEPDHRLHFGLPQSAGELLRVDDADSVYYQVLGPGGAFVSGARALPPPPDPPAGDMGATAAEPRLRDAEYQGVPVRVAALWVPLEGLPGPALVQVAETREKRSVLAAEIIKGVMLPQFAILPLAVLLVWLALVRGIRPLSELERRIRGRRPDDLSPLDEHAVPQEVGPLVASVNDLLTRLKDSIAMQKRFLADAAHQLKTPLAGLRMQADLAQRQGASEADLKLSLQQIGRASMRATHTVNQLLSLARAEGSSAALTRQRCDLALITQEVVREAVPRALRQRIDLGYDGPEPGQDATCLPGNPTLLPELVRNLVDNAIKYTPSTPERPGVVTARVHGTHAAGTLVLQVEDNGPGIPAAERAHVLQPFYRVLGSQVDGSGLGLPIVEEIARQHQAGIEIDDAHPGQTPPGTCFTVRFRPPGDTG; encoded by the coding sequence GTGAAACTCTTTCAGCGCACCCAGCGCTCGCTGTTCGGCGAGATCCTGGACTGGATGCTCACCCCGCTGCTGCTGCTGTGGCCCATCAGCCTGGCGCTGACCTGGCTGGTGGCGCAAAACCTGGCCAACAAGCCCTTCGACCGCGCCCTGGTCGACAACGCCCAGGCGCTGGCCCAGTACCTGCGCGTCGAGCCCGACCACCGCCTGCACTTCGGCCTGCCGCAGTCGGCCGGCGAGCTGCTGCGCGTCGACGATGCCGACAGCGTCTACTACCAGGTTCTGGGGCCGGGCGGCGCCTTCGTCTCCGGCGCACGCGCCCTGCCGCCGCCGCCCGACCCGCCGGCGGGCGACATGGGCGCCACGGCCGCCGAGCCGCGGCTGCGCGACGCCGAATACCAGGGCGTGCCGGTGCGCGTGGCCGCGCTGTGGGTGCCGCTGGAGGGCCTGCCCGGCCCGGCCCTGGTGCAGGTGGCCGAGACGCGCGAGAAGCGCAGCGTGCTGGCCGCCGAGATCATCAAGGGCGTGATGCTGCCGCAGTTCGCCATCCTGCCGCTGGCGGTGCTGCTGGTGTGGCTGGCGCTGGTGCGCGGCATCCGGCCGCTGTCGGAGCTGGAGCGGCGCATCCGCGGGCGCCGCCCGGACGACCTGTCGCCGCTGGACGAGCACGCCGTGCCGCAGGAGGTGGGCCCGCTGGTGGCCTCGGTCAACGACCTGCTGACGCGCCTGAAGGACTCGATCGCCATGCAAAAGCGCTTCCTGGCCGACGCGGCGCACCAGCTCAAGACCCCGCTGGCGGGGCTGCGCATGCAGGCCGACCTGGCGCAGCGCCAGGGCGCCAGCGAGGCCGATCTCAAGCTCTCGCTGCAGCAGATCGGCCGCGCCAGCATGCGCGCCACGCACACCGTCAACCAGCTGCTGTCGCTGGCGCGCGCCGAGGGCAGCAGCGCGGCGCTGACCCGCCAGCGCTGCGACCTGGCGCTGATCACGCAGGAGGTGGTGCGCGAGGCGGTGCCGCGCGCGCTGCGCCAGCGCATCGACCTGGGCTACGACGGCCCCGAGCCGGGGCAGGACGCCACCTGCCTGCCGGGCAACCCCACGCTGCTGCCCGAGCTGGTGCGCAACCTGGTGGACAACGCGATCAAGTACACGCCCTCGACGCCCGAACGCCCCGGCGTGGTGACGGCGCGGGTGCACGGCACGCATGCGGCGGGCACGCTGGTGCTGCAGGTCGAGGACAACGGCCCGGGCATCCCGGCGGCCGAGCGCGCACACGTGCTGCAGCCCTTCTACCGCGTGCTGGGCAGCCAGGTCGATGGCTCGGGCCTGGGCCTGCCCATCGTCGAGGAGATCGCCCGCCAGCACCAGGCCGGCATCGAGATCGACGACGCCCACCCGGGCCAGACGCCCCCGGGCACCTGCTTTACCGTGCGCTTCAGGCCGCCGGGCGATACAGGCTGA
- a CDS encoding winged helix DNA-binding protein — protein sequence MNDESVDDRWRQTHLGRLLGHAMRRFDARVLTLMAASERAPLALSNLAARDKVGAAIVHVTRHLPLAGARLTELAAWAGMSKQSMGDLVDQCEAWGLVARERDARDARARRIVFTAAGLDWLAAFQAAVTQAEAEFRVAVGAEVATVVALGLDAYASGP from the coding sequence ATGAACGATGAAAGCGTGGACGACCGCTGGCGCCAGACCCACCTGGGGCGCTTGCTGGGGCATGCCATGCGGCGTTTCGACGCGCGCGTGCTGACGCTGATGGCGGCCAGCGAGCGCGCCCCGCTGGCGCTGTCCAACCTGGCGGCGCGCGACAAGGTGGGGGCGGCGATCGTGCACGTCACGCGCCACCTGCCGCTGGCCGGCGCGCGCCTGACCGAACTGGCCGCCTGGGCCGGCATGAGCAAGCAGTCCATGGGCGATCTGGTGGACCAGTGCGAGGCCTGGGGCCTGGTCGCGCGCGAGCGCGATGCGCGCGACGCGCGCGCCCGGCGCATCGTCTTCACCGCCGCCGGACTGGACTGGCTGGCCGCCTTCCAGGCCGCCGTGACGCAGGCCGAGGCCGAGTTCCGCGTCGCCGTAGGCGCCGAGGTGGCCACGGTGGTGGCGCTGGGGCTGGACGCCTACGCCAGCGGGCCTTGA